From Trueperaceae bacterium, a single genomic window includes:
- a CDS encoding adenylate kinase produces the protein MDARPDSEVLLLMGPPGAGKGTQANRLAHGRGLVKLSTGDMLREHVERGTELGQRAKGIMEAGDLVPDDLIIAMVRDELEDEQNVRVLLDGFPRTSAQAAALDALLAELDTSVTAAVALEVDQEELVRRLMRRSRDEGRFDDNEATIRKRMEVYRNDTQPLLDYYRGQGKLVVVDGMGSMDDVTGRINEVLH, from the coding sequence GTGGACGCCCGGCCCGACTCCGAAGTCCTCCTGCTCATGGGACCGCCTGGAGCCGGCAAGGGTACTCAGGCGAACCGCCTGGCTCACGGCCGAGGGCTGGTGAAGCTGTCGACCGGCGACATGCTCCGCGAGCACGTGGAGCGTGGCACCGAGCTCGGGCAGCGAGCCAAGGGGATCATGGAAGCGGGCGATCTCGTGCCCGACGACCTCATCATCGCCATGGTGCGAGATGAACTCGAAGACGAGCAGAACGTCAGGGTGCTGCTCGACGGTTTCCCCCGCACCTCGGCCCAGGCCGCCGCGCTCGATGCGCTCCTGGCCGAGCTGGATACCTCGGTGACCGCCGCTGTAGCCCTCGAGGTGGACCAGGAGGAGTTGGTCAGGAGGCTCATGCGGCGTTCTCGGGACGAGGGGCGGTTCGACGACAATGAAGCCACCATCCGCAAACGGATGGAGGTCTACCGGAACGACACCCAACCGCTGCTCGACTACTACCGTGGTCAGGGCAAGCTGGTGGTAGTGGACGGTATGGGCTCGATGGACGACGTGACCGGACGGATCAACGAGGTACTGCATTGA
- the secY gene encoding preprotein translocase subunit SecY, with the protein MLAAFRNALVIPDLRAKLLVTIGLLAVYRLMVFIPTPGIDIQALQSGNFGQGDVFTLLNFISGGNFEVFSIAALGVIPYITASIIIQLLTSTYKPLEDLAKQGEEGRRKITQYTRYGATALGAIQSLFLAIALLGPSGALRVGWSNGPFFWFVVMVTQVAGISVVMWLGEKISEYGIGNGISLIIYAGIVAAYPNALSQQFALISQGEGNVFGLVFFFILLIVAIAGMVLVQQAERRIPVQYARKVVGRKVMGGQSTYIPLRLNAAGVIPIIFAVSILILPTTIIGAFPTVGWLQAIGVWFNTSQWQGLLTSTLLIMAFTYFYTQISFDPRRISENLREYGGFVPGVRPGQPTTDHLTRITSRITLWGALFLGAVNALPQTLAWITGTGQLSFVFSGIGLLIVVGVALDTLRQLESQLMMRHYEGFVSKGRIRGRGRRF; encoded by the coding sequence ATGCTTGCTGCCTTTCGCAACGCCCTGGTCATTCCCGACCTGCGTGCGAAGCTGCTGGTCACGATCGGCCTGCTTGCCGTGTACCGGCTGATGGTATTCATCCCCACGCCGGGGATCGACATCCAGGCGTTGCAATCGGGGAACTTCGGACAGGGTGACGTGTTCACCCTGCTCAACTTCATCTCGGGCGGCAACTTCGAGGTCTTCTCGATCGCTGCCCTCGGGGTGATCCCCTACATCACCGCCAGCATCATCATCCAGCTCCTCACTTCGACCTACAAACCGCTGGAGGACCTCGCCAAGCAGGGCGAGGAGGGCCGCCGCAAGATCACCCAGTACACGCGCTACGGCGCGACCGCGCTGGGGGCGATCCAGTCGCTCTTCCTCGCAATCGCGCTGCTGGGCCCCTCCGGGGCGCTCAGAGTGGGCTGGTCGAACGGGCCGTTCTTCTGGTTCGTGGTGATGGTCACCCAGGTTGCCGGCATCAGCGTCGTGATGTGGCTGGGCGAGAAGATCAGCGAGTACGGCATCGGCAACGGCATCTCACTGATCATCTACGCGGGCATCGTTGCCGCCTATCCGAACGCCCTCTCTCAGCAGTTCGCGTTGATCAGCCAGGGCGAGGGCAACGTCTTCGGCCTGGTGTTCTTCTTCATCCTCCTGATCGTCGCCATCGCCGGCATGGTGCTAGTGCAGCAGGCGGAGCGGAGGATCCCGGTCCAGTACGCTCGCAAGGTCGTCGGGCGCAAGGTGATGGGGGGCCAGAGTACCTACATCCCGCTCCGGCTCAACGCAGCGGGCGTCATCCCGATCATCTTCGCGGTGTCGATCCTGATCCTGCCCACGACCATCATCGGAGCGTTCCCTACGGTCGGCTGGCTGCAGGCCATCGGCGTCTGGTTCAACACCTCGCAGTGGCAGGGCCTTCTGACCAGCACGCTGCTTATCATGGCGTTCACCTACTTCTATACGCAGATCTCATTCGATCCCCGCAGGATCTCAGAGAACCTGCGTGAGTACGGCGGCTTCGTACCCGGGGTACGACCGGGTCAGCCGACCACCGATCACCTGACCCGCATCACCAGTCGCATCACACTCTGGGGGGCTCTCTTCCTGGGCGCGGTGAACGCACTGCCGCAAACCCTTGCATGGATCACCGGCACCGGCCAGCTCTCCTTCGTTTTCTCCGGCATCGGACTGCTGATCGTCGTAGGCGTCGCGCTCGACACCCTGCGGCAGCTCGAATCGCAGCTGATGATGCGGCACTACGAGGGCTTCGTGAGCAAGGGCCGGATCCGTGGCCGCGGGAGGCGCTTCTAG
- the rplO gene encoding 50S ribosomal protein L15: MKINDLKPAPGSKKSRRRVGRGLGSGRGKTAGRGQKGQSSRSGFSQGAGWEGGRSRLVMRLPKRGFTREREEFQLVNLEDLSVFEEGATVTAETLEQRGLVRYANKPVKLLGRGELEVSKLQVDVDAFSRSAAQAVIASGGTVRGADELGAGEAAPKKGKQAKAQSADEKPGSARKQNSGSAAAEGEAGSNSAAKASGADGTKASGAKKESKAKAAKKPAEEETQGASEDGSGEEQQ; encoded by the coding sequence ATGAAGATCAACGACCTCAAACCCGCGCCCGGTTCGAAGAAATCGCGCCGCCGGGTAGGGCGCGGCCTGGGCAGCGGCCGCGGCAAGACCGCCGGCCGTGGCCAGAAAGGCCAGTCGAGCCGCAGCGGCTTCAGCCAGGGAGCCGGCTGGGAGGGCGGCCGCTCCCGACTCGTGATGCGGCTCCCGAAGCGCGGCTTCACCCGTGAGCGGGAAGAGTTCCAGCTGGTCAACCTCGAAGACCTGAGCGTCTTCGAGGAGGGCGCCACGGTGACTGCCGAGACGCTCGAGCAGCGGGGCCTGGTCCGCTACGCCAACAAGCCCGTCAAGCTTCTCGGCCGCGGTGAACTGGAGGTCTCGAAGCTTCAGGTGGACGTCGACGCGTTCAGCCGCAGCGCCGCCCAGGCCGTCATCGCAAGCGGCGGCACGGTGCGTGGCGCCGACGAACTCGGGGCCGGTGAGGCCGCACCGAAGAAGGGAAAGCAGGCCAAGGCCCAGTCGGCGGACGAGAAGCCCGGGAGCGCCCGCAAGCAGAACAGCGGATCGGCCGCGGCCGAAGGCGAAGCCGGCTCTAACAGCGCGGCGAAGGCGAGCGGCGCCGACGGCACCAAGGCGAGCGGCGCCAAGAAGGAGTCCAAGGCCAAGGCCGCGAAGAAGCCTGCCGAGGAAGAGACCCAGGGTGCGTCGGAGGATGGTAGCGGAGAGGAGCAGCAGTAA
- the rpmD gene encoding 50S ribosomal protein L30: MTLTRSQIGVPKDQRATLRGLGLKKIGDTREVADTPDVQGMVRKVAYLLTIEASTVEGQGK; the protein is encoded by the coding sequence GTGACTCTCACTCGCTCTCAGATCGGCGTGCCGAAAGATCAGCGGGCGACCTTGCGGGGCCTCGGCCTGAAGAAGATCGGCGACACTCGCGAAGTGGCCGACACCCCCGACGTCCAGGGCATGGTCAGGAAGGTCGCCTACCTACTAACCATCGAAGCTTCCACCGTTGAAGGGCAGGGCAAATGA
- the rpsE gene encoding 30S ribosomal protein S5 gives MADTDFEDKVIFIRRTAKTYKGGRRFRFGAMVVIGDRNGRVGIGLGKAKEVPLAVQKGQYVARRNLIEVPIEGAGTIPHEVLGSHGTSRVMLKPAGPGTGVIAGTVPRAIVELAGYRNLLTKELGSRNMTNVSYAVIDGLKQLKTFEDAKREREMAQ, from the coding sequence ATGGCTGACACCGATTTCGAAGACAAGGTAATCTTCATCCGCCGTACCGCCAAGACCTACAAGGGTGGCCGTCGCTTCCGCTTCGGCGCCATGGTGGTCATCGGCGACCGCAACGGCAGGGTCGGCATCGGTCTGGGCAAGGCCAAGGAAGTACCGCTGGCCGTCCAGAAGGGCCAGTACGTCGCCCGCCGCAATCTGATCGAGGTTCCGATCGAAGGCGCCGGCACCATCCCTCACGAGGTGCTGGGTTCCCACGGCACCTCTCGGGTCATGCTCAAGCCCGCCGGTCCCGGTACCGGCGTGATCGCAGGCACCGTTCCCCGTGCGATCGTCGAACTCGCGGGCTACCGCAACCTCCTCACCAAGGAGCTCGGTTCGCGCAACATGACCAACGTCTCCTACGCGGTGATCGACGGACTGAAGCAGCTCAAGACGTTCGAGGACGCCAAGCGCGAGCGGGAGATGGCCCAGTGA
- the rplR gene encoding 50S ribosomal protein L18 yields the protein MRTLTTKERRAFRTRSRLERPVATGRLRLSVFRSAKYIYAQLIDDEKGMTVAEANSKSLATRGTKIDQARAVGKALAERAIEKGVKRVVFDRGAYRYHGRVQALAEGAREGGLEF from the coding sequence ATGAGAACACTCACTACCAAAGAGCGCCGCGCCTTCCGCACGCGGAGTCGGCTCGAGCGCCCGGTCGCGACCGGACGCCTGCGCCTCAGCGTGTTCCGCAGCGCCAAGTACATCTACGCCCAGCTCATCGACGATGAGAAGGGGATGACCGTTGCCGAGGCGAACTCCAAGAGCCTGGCGACCAGAGGCACCAAGATCGATCAGGCCCGCGCGGTCGGCAAGGCGCTGGCAGAACGGGCGATCGAGAAGGGCGTGAAGCGCGTTGTATTCGATCGCGGCGCCTATCGTTATCACGGCCGCGTCCAGGCTCTGGCCGAAGGCGCACGCGAGGGAGGCCTGGAGTTCTGA
- the rplF gene encoding 50S ribosomal protein L6, which yields MSRVGNSPIQLPKGVEVKVDDGLVSVKGPKGQLQVPVSERLTVKQEDGVVTVERPSDHRNDRAHHGLARALVANAVTGVTEGFERHLEIRGVGFRCQMKGKQLELNVGYSHTVTIEPPEGVTIAAPEPTRIVVSGIDKQLVGQVAANIRAVRPPDSYHGKGVRYQGEEVRLKPGKAAAR from the coding sequence ATGTCTCGAGTCGGCAACTCCCCGATCCAGCTTCCCAAGGGCGTCGAAGTCAAGGTCGACGACGGCCTGGTGTCGGTGAAGGGTCCGAAGGGCCAGTTGCAGGTGCCTGTGAGCGAGCGCCTCACCGTCAAGCAGGAGGATGGCGTCGTCACCGTCGAGCGCCCCAGCGATCATCGCAACGACCGCGCCCATCACGGCCTCGCCCGCGCGCTGGTCGCAAACGCCGTGACCGGCGTGACCGAAGGCTTCGAGCGTCACCTCGAGATCCGCGGCGTGGGCTTCCGCTGCCAGATGAAGGGCAAGCAGCTCGAACTCAACGTCGGCTACTCGCACACCGTCACCATAGAGCCGCCCGAAGGCGTGACGATCGCCGCTCCCGAACCTACCCGGATCGTGGTCAGCGGCATCGACAAGCAGCTCGTCGGACAGGTGGCGGCGAACATCCGCGCCGTGAGGCCGCCCGACAGCTACCACGGCAAGGGCGTCCGCTACCAGGGCGAAGAGGTCCGTCTCAAGCCCGGCAAGGCCGCCGCGCGGTAA
- the rpsH gene encoding 30S ribosomal protein S8: MHSDPIADMLNRIRTAGAIGSESVDIPASKFKRALAELLVREGYLKSVEQVDVDGHPVIRVGLKYGPKRAPLINSLTRVSRPGRRAYANAKHVPVVRGGLGVAVLSTSQGLMVDREARRKNVGGEVICEVW, from the coding sequence ATGCATAGTGATCCGATCGCGGACATGCTCAACAGGATCCGTACCGCCGGGGCGATAGGCTCCGAGAGCGTAGACATACCCGCAAGCAAGTTCAAGCGGGCTCTCGCCGAACTCCTCGTTCGCGAAGGCTACCTCAAGTCGGTCGAGCAGGTCGATGTGGACGGCCACCCGGTCATCCGCGTGGGCCTCAAGTACGGCCCCAAGCGTGCACCGCTCATCAACTCCCTTACCCGCGTATCGCGTCCTGGACGGCGGGCGTACGCCAATGCCAAGCACGTGCCGGTGGTGCGCGGTGGTCTGGGCGTAGCCGTCCTGAGCACCTCGCAAGGTCTCATGGTCGACCGCGAGGCGCGCCGCAAGAACGTCGGCGGCGAAGTCATCTGCGAGGTCTGGTGA
- a CDS encoding type Z 30S ribosomal protein S14 has translation MATKAQIAKSKREAKFSTRSVNRCQRCGRARGYLRDFGLCRICMRELAHEGYLPGVTKSSW, from the coding sequence TTGGCTACCAAGGCCCAGATCGCAAAGAGTAAGCGTGAAGCCAAGTTCTCCACGCGCTCCGTCAACCGCTGCCAGCGCTGCGGCCGTGCCCGCGGCTATCTCCGCGACTTCGGCCTCTGCCGCATCTGCATGCGTGAGCTCGCCCATGAGGGATACCTGCCGGGAGTGACCAAGTCGAGCTGGTAA
- the rplE gene encoding 50S ribosomal protein L5, with the protein MNLPIKERYQQSIEQLSERHGYQNPMAVPKLEKIVINMGLGEARDDSKVLEKAQKELAQIALQRPVITKAKKSVSNFKVRTGMPIGLKVTLRGVRMWAFLDKLVNIALPRVRDFRGVPSGSFDGRGNYSLGIREQLVFPEVSYDQSDAVRGMDITIVTTARTDEEARSLLELLGMPFRK; encoded by the coding sequence GTGAACCTACCCATCAAGGAGCGCTACCAGCAGAGCATCGAACAGCTCTCGGAGCGCCACGGCTACCAGAACCCGATGGCCGTGCCGAAGCTCGAGAAGATCGTCATCAACATGGGCCTGGGCGAAGCCCGCGACGACTCGAAGGTCCTGGAGAAGGCGCAGAAGGAGCTCGCCCAGATCGCCCTTCAGCGCCCCGTCATCACCAAGGCGAAGAAGAGCGTCTCGAACTTCAAGGTCCGGACCGGAATGCCGATCGGGCTCAAGGTGACCCTGCGCGGCGTGCGCATGTGGGCGTTCCTCGACAAGCTCGTCAACATCGCCCTTCCCAGGGTGCGTGACTTCCGTGGCGTGCCTAGCGGCTCGTTCGACGGTCGAGGCAACTACAGCCTCGGCATCCGCGAGCAGCTGGTGTTCCCCGAGGTCTCGTACGATCAGTCCGACGCCGTGCGCGGCATGGACATCACTATCGTGACGACCGCCCGGACGGACGAAGAGGCACGAAGCCTGCTCGAGCTGCTCGGCATGCCGTTCAGGAAATAA
- the rplX gene encoding 50S ribosomal protein L24 has protein sequence MRIKRNDQVRVISGPHKGSEGKVLAVFPEKNRVLVENVNVIRKAQRPTQENPRGGYREQEVPIHASNVMVLDPQSGEPTRIGMKFLNDGRKVRVARKSGAQLDE, from the coding sequence ATGCGCATAAAGCGCAACGACCAGGTGCGGGTCATATCGGGTCCTCACAAGGGGTCCGAGGGGAAGGTCCTGGCCGTGTTCCCGGAGAAGAACCGGGTGCTCGTGGAGAACGTCAACGTGATCCGCAAGGCGCAGCGGCCCACCCAGGAGAACCCGCGCGGCGGTTACCGCGAGCAGGAGGTGCCCATCCACGCTTCGAACGTGATGGTCCTCGACCCGCAGAGCGGCGAGCCCACCCGCATCGGCATGAAGTTCCTGAACGACGGCCGCAAGGTCAGGGTCGCCCGCAAGAGCGGCGCGCAGCTCGACGAGTGA